Within Primulina tabacum isolate GXHZ01 chromosome 5, ASM2559414v2, whole genome shotgun sequence, the genomic segment AGACTTGATTAACTTGACTTGCAAGGACAAATGAGTCATTCTTGTGCCCTATTTTGTTCATATTGACCAAGGTGAATCCACATTCATCATTGTTGATTACTCCTTTGTCATTTGCAACCCACGCACACTTGAAAAGAGGaacttgaaattgatgatagtCCAACTCCCATATTTCTTCAATCACTCCATAGAAAGTCACATCAGTCATCAAGGGATTCTTATCTTTGGCGCTAAAGACAAGCATGGTGCTAGCAACTAGAGAAACCCCACTGTTTTGGCAAACTCTCTCATCATCCCGTGCCTTTGTTTGGTATAAATTGCCATTTATCAAGTAACTACTATACTTAATGACTTGCCCACGTGGACCATGAGCCAGCCATGTCAATGTTGATGTCGTTCCACCATTGCAGCTATCTATTTAAGCATCCACCTGACATTTATACAATTAGAATAGGGTGATTAAAATACTAGCTACAAACTGTTCACCTCAAAATGCATAAAGCATATTTATCCACCTAACCTTTGCACGAAACCAGTCAATGAACTTCTTATTGTGAGCATCTTGTATCCACCTTTCATCTTTCTCTTTTTTCGGAAACATTGACTTCAGGAAATATTTATGTTCACTGTGGAAATATTTATATAGCAATTTGTGTTGgatattaaatatttacaatCACATGGGTGCAGAATCATAGATTAATGAAATACACTTTTACATAATGTAGGGAGATACTTCTTCTGTATTTTCCAGCACAGTCAAATATGCTTGTTGAAGGTCAACTTGTGGCACTATAATTGGTGTTTTGCATGCTAAGAAGCCAGGAATGTTTGATTTGGGATCGCGATTTGATTGAGGGACCCCAATAGGATCAAGGTCATTTAGGTATTCCGAACAAAACTCAATTGCTTCTTCGGCTGAATATCTCCGAACAATGCAACCTTCAGGATGTTTTCGACTGCCTACATAACTCTTAAGCACCTTCATGGATCTTTCGAACGGGTACATCCACCGGAAGTACACTGGTCCACATAATCGAACTTCTCGAACAAGATGAACTGTTAAGTGAAGCATGACATCGAAGAAAGAAGGGGGGAAATACTGCTCCAATAAGCAAAGTGTAACAACCAAGTCAGATTGCAGCTTATCTAACTTGGCTACATCTATCACCTTGCAACAAATatctttgaagaagaagcataATCTTATGATGGCATATCTAACATGTTTTGGTAATGCATCACGTATGAGTATTGGCAGGAAATGCTGCATTAGAACatgacaatcatgagatttcaagCCAATCAATTTCAACTCAGATAAGGACACAATATTTTTCAGGTTCGATGAGAAACTTTCTGGGACTTTTATATCCATTATCGACTGACAAACttgtaacttttttttttttgtgaatgagCATGCAGCAGGAGGAAGATATGTTCTTTTTTCACCAAATTTAGGTGCCAATTCAGGCCTAACTCCCATTTGAACCATGTCCAACCTAGCTGCCACATTGTCCTTGGTTTTTCCTTTAACATTCATCAAAGCATTAATGAGATATTCGAAGACATTTTTCTCTATGTGCATCACATCGAGACAATGCCTAACATGCAGGTGTTTCCAATAAGGAAGattgaaaaaaattgatttcttcTTCCAACATTTTCTGAAATCTTTTAATCCAAAATCTTTTTCTTCTTTACTATCTTCCAAATTATTGTCCTTTgcattctttctttttttaccTTTTACACTAATCTTCTTTCTGAAAACACACCTTATGTCAGAAAGCTTGTCAAACAAAGCAACCCCAGATAATGGTGTAGATGATTCTCCATGTTCTTCCATACCATCGAACTCTTTCATTTGCCTCCGATATGGATGAAACCGTGGTAGGAATCGTCTATGACCTACAAATGACATTTTCTTCCCATTTTCCAAATGCTTTGCACAAGTATCTTCTTTGCATACTGGGCATGCATAATAACCATGTGTAGTACATCCACTAAGGTTACCATAGGCTGGAAAGTCATTGATGGTCCATAATAAGATTGCTTTAAGAGTGAAAAATTGTCTTCGATAAGCATCATAGACACCATCAACTCCATCCCACGATCGTTGCAAATCTTCAACTAACACATCAAGATAGACATCTATATCGTTTCCTGACTGTTTAGGCCCTGAAATGAGCATAATTAGCATGATGAATTTTCTCTTCATACACATGTTTGGAGGCAGATTATAGGTGACCAACATAATTGGCCAGCAACTGTACCGACTACTAAGGTTGCTATAAGGATTAATTCCATCAGCTGCAAGTGCCAGGCGAAGATTTCTTGGTTCACTTTCAAAGTAGGGCCACATATGATCCACCAACTTCCAAGATGGTGAATCAGCTGGATGACGTAACTGACCGGGAACTCCTGTGGTTTCTGCATGCCATGTTAAATTTTTGGAGGTATGTAGAGATTTAAACATGCGCTTAAATCTTGGTATGGGAGGGAAATACCACAACATCTTTGCAGGAACACATTTCTTCTCGACGTTCTTCTTGGTTAGCTTCCACCATGACAAGCCACATTTAGGGCAGTTTACGCAGTCTTTATATTGCTTCCTATAAAGAATGCAATCATTGGAACAAGCATGAATCTTTTCATAACTCAACGCCAAACAACTAATGTCTTTTTTGCATCATACATTTTGGTTGGCAAGTTGTGATTATCTGGTAGCATATTCCCAAAATCCATTAGTAGATCGGAAAATAGAGCGTCACTCATTCCATGCTTTGCTTTGGTGTTGTATAGTTTCACAATTGCACTCAACTTTGTGTAACGCTTACATCCATTATACAAAGGTTTCTCTGCTTCCTTCAAAAATTCCATTAACGCTTCTGGATTTTCTGTATAGTTATCATATGCTGCCTCACACATATTAGTGGTTTCAAAGTCTCCGTGATAGTTACCAATTGGCTCCTTGTTGGTGCTCCTTTACTTTGTCACTTTCAGCAGACTCACCGTGCCAAATCCAATTCACATAATTTTGACTAAAACCGTGGAAATAAAGATGCTCTCGAATGGACTTAGCTGgtctttttttaagatttttacattTGCAACAAGGACAATGAATTAAATTGGGGTCAATATGGGGATTCTCTAAACAACCTCCTCTAAACTGTTCCACACCCTCCTCGTACTATTTTGACATTCTATCCGAGTGAATCCAAGATTTATCCATTTCAATACAGCAAAATACCAgaaatatataacaataaatttgatctaaacttgaaaatattacatttaataatgtcattttcaatttaatttcttgaaCGCACAAAAAATGAAAGAACACTACCTATTGATGAAAATAAAGCAACATTGTTCCTGATTAATTTTGATTTGAATTACTCTCACATGTGCCGAAAATTAAGAACCCAGAGACGGACAAACAAGTCGACAACAAGAAATTAACCAATTATCATTCCAATAAATACCATACCTCGGGAAACTGGTGACTGGACTAACACAGGTAAAGCAATATCATTCCAGTCAAAATGGAGAAGAAACAAAGGCGTAGAGGACGGCAATTGTGTATCTCAGTCGCTTCTTCCGTCTCAGTGCTTTgaacggtggtggtggtggtgtttTGCTTCCCTCTCGGTGAGTGAAACGGCGGTGGTGTTGGTGGTTCGAAGCGAACGTGGTGTATCTCTAGTCGCAGCTTCCCTCTCGGTGCTTGGAATGGTGGTGGTAGTGGTGGTGTTGTTCGTCCCGCCTTCTTCTCTCTCGGTGGTGGAACGGCTGCGGCGGTGCATGGAATGGCGGCGGCGCGGCGTGGTTCGAAGCGAAGAAGACTGAAATTAGGATTAATGAGGTGTAAATTCTGAATGGGAGCTTTTCATATTTATAGAGAAGTGAGTGCTATCATAATCGTGTATTATCCTCGCGTTTGAACTTttaaatcaaactttaaatctaggataattatcatcaaatcttagatctttatctagtatcaatatcatatcaaatcttagatctttatCTGATATCagtatcatatcaaatcttagatcttggtttatttatcccaaaattaggcttatcatcaaaattcttatctCCTGAAAAAAATCGGGGTTTCACATCCCTCCCACCTTATGGAAAGTTTCGTTctcgaaacttgggttggctTGATCTTTGAATATAAGAATATTCTTCTCGCATTCTTTATCCCACGTGGCTTCCTTTCAGTATGATTAGAAAATCatctaaaattcctaaatcacATCCTAATGATTTTTGTCAGACATCTTAATAACTAAAGTGTTGACTTACTCATACTTTGAATTATACTTGTATaacaatattttcttattattacttATATTGCTACACCTCAATTATAATA encodes:
- the LOC142544457 gene encoding uncharacterized protein LOC142544457 — its product is MCEAAYDNYTENPEALMEFLKEAEKPLYNGCKRYTKLSAIVKLYNTKAKHGMSDALFSDLLMDFGNMLPDNHNLPTKMKQYKDCVNCPKCGLSWWKLTKKNVEKKCVPAKMLWYFPPIPRFKRMFKSLHTSKNLTWHAETTGVPGQLRHPADSPSWKLVDHMWPYFESEPRNLRLALAADGINPYSNLSSRYSCWPIMLVTYNLPPNMCMKRKFIMLIMLISGPKQSGNDIDVYLDVLVEDLQRSWDGVDGVYDAYRRQFFTLKAILLWTINDFPAYGNLSGCTTHGYYACPVCKEDTCAKHLENGKKMSFVGHRRFLPRFHPYRRQMKEFDGMEEHGESSTPLSGVALFDKLSDIRCVFRKKISVKGKKRKNAKDNNLEDSKEEKDFGLKDFRKCWKKKSIFFNLPYWKHLHVRHCLDVMHIEKNVFEYLINALMNVKGKTKDNVAARLDMVQMGVRPELAPKFGEKRTYLPPAACSFTKKKKLQVCQSIMDIKVPESFSSNLKNIVSLSELKLIGLKSHDCHVLMQHFLPILIRDALPKHVRYAIIRLCFFFKDICCKVIDVAKLDKLQSDLVVTLCLLEQYFPPSFFDVMLHLTVHLVREVRLCGPVYFRWMYPFERSMKVLKSYVGSRKHPEGCIVRRYSAEEAIEFCSEYLNDLDPIGVPQSNRDPKSNIPGFLACKTPIIVPQVDLQQAYLTVLENTEERKMKGGYKMLTIRSSLTGFVQSCNGGTTSTLTWLAHGPRGQVIKYSSYLINGNLYQTKARDDERVCQNSGVSLVASTMLVFSAKDKNPLMTDVTFYGVIEEIWELDYHQFQVPLFKCAWVANDKGVINNDECGFTLVNMNKIGHKNDSFVLASQVNQVFYIDDLLQKGWSIVLPVPNRCYEGDDDGWTSIPVSRPIDDVDTHCIPAHEKKSSMGRKKKESNATVEMIQGVHDDKPNEVTNAEHPIFTDGEEHLVDVQRNKRGLTLMGKLIATAR